In Synechococcus sp. KORDI-52, one genomic interval encodes:
- a CDS encoding YqjD family protein, protein MASSPPQSNGRFEHHFRERFDSLLPTIQERWPDLAHHTLEATRGSVDELVRLIEQSTGLTPQGVRDQLEELLHGAGDRSRDWSDSLDPLEEQLEQLLDELNSTLRPKIEAPVRQRPLLAVGVALGVGLLLGSMLRGGRRA, encoded by the coding sequence ATGGCCTCGTCACCTCCGCAGTCCAACGGCAGATTCGAGCACCACTTTCGTGAGCGGTTCGACAGCCTGCTGCCCACGATCCAGGAGCGCTGGCCTGATCTGGCCCATCACACCCTGGAGGCCACACGGGGAAGTGTTGACGAGCTGGTTCGTCTTATTGAGCAGAGCACAGGCCTGACGCCCCAAGGGGTGCGCGATCAGCTTGAGGAGCTTCTCCATGGCGCGGGTGATCGCAGCCGTGACTGGTCCGACAGTCTTGATCCCCTGGAAGAGCAACTCGAACAGCTTCTGGATGAGTTGAACAGCACGCTGCGGCCGAAGATCGAGGCGCCCGTACGCCAGCGACCACTCCTCGCCGTGGGAGTTGCCCTTGGCGTTGGTTTGCTGCTGGGCAGCATGCTTCGCGGAGGACGGCGCGCCTGA
- a CDS encoding class I SAM-dependent RNA methyltransferase: MGRTNRLSAVAVLPQGLEAVGGEELSALGARAVKPGRRAVSFEADLACFYRLHLQARLPFRLLRQVARFPCQGRNDLYEGIRRALDWERWLHPSMSFRVDVTGTAPGLNHSHFTALQVKNALVDAQRDLWGERSSIDLDDPDLSLHLHLSRGEAQLSLDGSGSSLHRRGYRAAMGTAPLKENLAAGLIRLTGWDGSRPLVDPCCGSGVLLIEAALAALQQAPGLERGFAFESWADFQPELWEQERQRARSRQHHQRQLPPIIGNEEDPDIAAQARSNVDAAGLADCITIRCGDFRELVFPGAQGTVVCNPPYGVRIGERNQMDALYGDLGRTFKDQASGWEAWVLSGNAEVTGALRMKASRKFPVNNGGIDCRWLKYQVR, translated from the coding sequence TTGGGTCGAACAAACCGGCTATCTGCTGTTGCCGTTCTTCCCCAGGGCCTGGAAGCAGTTGGCGGCGAGGAACTCAGCGCCCTCGGGGCCCGCGCCGTAAAACCCGGCAGGCGTGCCGTCAGCTTCGAGGCCGACCTGGCCTGCTTCTACCGGTTGCACCTTCAGGCTCGGCTGCCCTTCCGCTTACTTCGACAGGTGGCGCGCTTTCCCTGCCAAGGCCGGAACGACCTCTACGAGGGAATCCGCCGAGCCCTCGACTGGGAGCGTTGGCTGCATCCGTCGATGAGCTTTCGGGTGGATGTGACCGGAACGGCACCCGGTCTGAACCACAGCCATTTCACGGCCCTGCAGGTCAAAAACGCCCTTGTGGATGCACAACGGGATCTTTGGGGAGAGCGATCCTCCATCGATCTCGACGACCCCGATCTCTCCCTGCACCTCCATCTGAGCCGGGGAGAGGCACAGCTCAGCCTCGATGGCAGTGGCAGCAGCCTGCACCGACGCGGCTACAGAGCCGCGATGGGAACCGCCCCCCTGAAGGAGAATCTGGCTGCGGGCCTGATCCGCCTGACGGGCTGGGATGGAAGCCGGCCCCTCGTTGACCCCTGCTGTGGATCCGGAGTGCTCTTGATCGAAGCCGCCCTGGCTGCGTTGCAGCAAGCCCCGGGATTGGAGAGAGGCTTTGCCTTCGAGAGCTGGGCGGATTTCCAACCTGAGCTTTGGGAACAGGAGAGACAACGCGCCAGAAGCCGCCAACACCATCAACGACAGCTCCCTCCCATCATTGGCAATGAGGAGGATCCCGACATCGCAGCGCAGGCCCGCAGCAATGTTGATGCGGCCGGTTTGGCTGACTGCATCACCATCCGCTGCGGCGATTTCCGCGAGCTTGTCTTCCCCGGTGCCCAAGGCACGGTGGTCTGCAATCCCCCCTACGGCGTTCGGATCGGCGAACGAAATCAAATGGATGCTCTCTACGGCGACCTGGGCCGAACCTTCAAAGACCAGGCCTCGGGATGGGAGGCCTGGGTGCTGAGCGGCAATGCTGAAGTAACTGGTGCACTGCGGATGAAAGCCTCTCGCAAATTCCCGGTCAACAATGGGGGAATCGACTGCCGCTGGCTGAAGTACCAGGTGCGCTGA
- a CDS encoding phage holin family protein — MADQNSPRGFGAAARVTALAASVMDLHVRIALQEVDREKRRLISGGLFLVIGGTAMFLALLAGEALLLLWIQAQWELDWMRALLTLCMANLLLAGISLRIGGQVLKGPFLPQTLEGISRTMRAVLGR, encoded by the coding sequence ATGGCCGATCAGAACTCTCCACGGGGATTCGGAGCAGCAGCCCGGGTGACGGCGTTGGCAGCGTCAGTCATGGATCTGCATGTGCGGATTGCCTTACAGGAAGTGGATCGGGAGAAACGTCGACTGATCAGTGGTGGTCTGTTCCTCGTCATCGGCGGAACAGCCATGTTCCTGGCTTTGCTGGCGGGGGAAGCGTTATTGCTGCTCTGGATTCAGGCCCAGTGGGAGTTGGACTGGATGCGTGCTTTGCTGACGCTCTGCATGGCCAATCTGTTGCTGGCCGGCATCAGCTTGCGCATTGGCGGACAGGTGTTGAAAGGACCGTTCCTGCCTCAGACGCTGGAAGGAATCAGCCGAACGATGAGGGCTGTGTTGGGGCGCTGA
- a CDS encoding cupin domain-containing protein: MFSAWLWYLELCPQLFGFPVAIRGAVHHPEVTMAALAASWSWVRMNSTTLISVALTFGSLVAPIHVHAHEVEHKDQIASEVLLQASQSWKGDKYQYPQGTPLITVKTVVFQPGAKSKPHSHDMPGAALIQEGELLCQVPTTGLSKLFVKGDVLPTTFKNDLHTCENKGSVVAKALVFYAGAVGLPTSYYIQK, encoded by the coding sequence TTGTTTTCTGCCTGGCTGTGGTATTTGGAGCTTTGCCCTCAATTGTTTGGTTTCCCTGTTGCCATACGGGGGGCTGTCCATCATCCTGAAGTCACCATGGCAGCACTGGCTGCCTCTTGGAGTTGGGTCCGAATGAACAGCACCACACTCATCTCTGTTGCGCTGACATTCGGATCCCTTGTCGCGCCCATTCATGTCCACGCGCATGAAGTCGAACACAAGGATCAAATCGCTTCAGAAGTGTTGCTTCAGGCAAGTCAATCATGGAAAGGGGATAAGTATCAGTATCCCCAAGGCACACCCTTGATCACTGTAAAAACAGTTGTTTTTCAGCCAGGAGCTAAATCCAAGCCGCATTCCCACGATATGCCTGGTGCGGCATTGATCCAAGAAGGAGAGCTTCTATGCCAGGTTCCGACGACGGGTCTTTCCAAACTCTTTGTGAAAGGAGATGTTCTCCCCACTACTTTTAAAAATGATCTGCACACCTGTGAAAATAAAGGAAGTGTTGTCGCTAAGGCGTTGGTTTTTTATGCCGGTGCCGTAGGTCTTCCAACCTCGTACTACATTCAAAAATAA
- a CDS encoding PAP/fibrillin family protein — MGYHRNQLVNLLRARPSDPELHGLVNRVELENPTDLSSSAGLLRGVWELRWSSSRQPWLKQTAGLENLQILDPEQGRGCNLLRLRGPFSALGGISVQADLEIADSKRVEVRFRQGGWMGPSLPNRHPLSLMRQVQQSTPAWLDITVLDEQLRICRGNAGTTFALLRRNDLNLLDLLGR; from the coding sequence GTGGGTTATCACCGCAACCAACTGGTGAATCTGCTTCGGGCGAGACCGAGCGATCCAGAACTGCACGGGCTGGTCAACCGTGTGGAACTCGAGAATCCCACTGACCTCAGCAGCTCAGCAGGGTTGTTGCGTGGGGTCTGGGAGCTGCGTTGGAGCAGTTCCCGGCAACCCTGGCTGAAACAGACCGCCGGGCTGGAGAACCTCCAAATCCTGGATCCAGAGCAAGGGCGCGGCTGCAATCTGCTGCGGCTCCGGGGGCCCTTTTCCGCCCTTGGAGGCATCAGCGTGCAGGCCGATCTGGAGATCGCCGACAGCAAGCGGGTCGAGGTGCGCTTTCGACAGGGGGGCTGGATGGGGCCTTCCCTGCCGAATCGCCATCCATTGAGCCTGATGCGACAGGTTCAGCAGAGCACTCCGGCCTGGCTCGACATCACCGTGCTGGATGAGCAGCTACGGATTTGTCGTGGAAACGCAGGAACAACATTCGCGCTGCTGAGACGCAACGATTTGAATCTGCTCGATCTTCTGGGCCGATGA
- a CDS encoding DUF2808 domain-containing protein, giving the protein MLLLAPIVLLQAPLLAQSLFDRPPTRVMIHNPEATEGKRNRTTITVEVPEDAGNALASIVLTQLPNIDQWDWGRSEPRVYIGDYSLRGKGVNGLASAVVSDSEGVVSIQLTPAVSPGTTVNVVFRGFNPEAGIYQWSTELLAEGDQPVRYDGPTLRLTVYEQDPFH; this is encoded by the coding sequence ATGCTTTTGCTGGCTCCGATCGTGTTGTTGCAGGCGCCACTGCTTGCACAATCGTTGTTTGATCGTCCTCCAACGCGGGTGATGATTCATAACCCTGAAGCCACCGAAGGGAAGCGAAATCGCACCACGATCACCGTCGAGGTTCCTGAGGATGCAGGCAATGCCTTGGCATCAATCGTTTTGACGCAGCTGCCCAACATTGATCAGTGGGACTGGGGCCGCTCGGAACCCCGGGTCTACATCGGTGACTACTCACTTCGCGGCAAAGGAGTCAACGGCTTGGCCTCCGCTGTTGTCTCAGATTCTGAAGGGGTCGTGAGCATCCAACTCACTCCAGCGGTTTCGCCAGGGACGACCGTGAATGTGGTGTTTCGGGGCTTTAATCCCGAGGCCGGCATCTATCAATGGTCTACAGAACTTCTGGCCGAAGGCGACCAGCCTGTTCGTTACGACGGGCCAACCTTGCGGTTGACCGTGTATGAGCAGGACCCTTTTCACTAG
- a CDS encoding cation:proton antiporter: MPPLLLPFGTAAHAGPSSLHSVPVEAQLLFIGAIFLGTLIINRFSIRIGIPAILGVLALGLMINIHVLDVSHAEVDNLHTFALALLLFYAGLKTDLKSIRGFLEYGLLLAVGGVAICTILLGISIYWLSSSTGTALAPGISETMPLGAAFLIAACLGSTDAGATLSVLRKVRGHIPRKVLQLLEFESALNDPSALIIFSIFLSLFIASNNTHDSFPSLAIAASSELLQKLGSGLLIGIAFGYISKLTIDSFVIDKEQLLIVAMSIALIDYGSSFFLGGSGFVSVYVTGAFMANLHYNDPELNHQSIQDVLLPFNTMTEISIFLLFGLLIHPADLAPCLPAGLAAAAALMLIARPISVVCFQSISPFNRRESVLIAWCGLRGAVPLALSFNVQEAISTYPSLEPLAAAQLAQNSQGIIFIVVILNLLFQGISIAPLCRALSAPTQPSSFG, from the coding sequence ATGCCTCCTCTGCTGCTGCCCTTTGGAACAGCTGCGCATGCAGGCCCGTCATCGCTGCACAGCGTGCCCGTCGAAGCACAACTGCTGTTTATCGGAGCGATCTTTCTCGGCACGCTGATCATCAACCGTTTTTCAATCCGTATCGGCATCCCAGCAATCCTGGGGGTGCTAGCCCTTGGTTTGATGATCAATATTCATGTTCTGGATGTCAGTCATGCCGAAGTTGACAACCTTCACACCTTCGCCCTGGCGCTTCTTCTGTTCTACGCAGGACTCAAAACAGACCTGAAATCGATCCGGGGATTTCTGGAATACGGTTTGTTGCTTGCCGTCGGAGGAGTGGCGATCTGCACGATCCTTCTCGGGATCTCGATCTACTGGTTGAGTTCCTCAACAGGCACTGCACTGGCTCCGGGCATCAGTGAAACGATGCCCCTTGGGGCTGCATTCCTGATCGCAGCCTGCCTTGGATCAACCGATGCTGGCGCAACCTTGAGCGTGCTACGCAAAGTTCGAGGCCATATTCCACGCAAGGTGCTGCAGCTGCTGGAATTTGAATCCGCCCTGAATGATCCCTCGGCACTGATCATTTTCAGCATTTTTCTGAGCCTATTCATCGCCTCAAACAACACTCACGATTCGTTCCCATCACTGGCCATCGCAGCGTCGAGCGAACTGCTGCAGAAACTTGGGTCTGGTCTTCTGATCGGCATTGCCTTCGGCTACATCTCAAAACTGACAATCGACAGTTTCGTCATAGACAAAGAACAACTTTTGATCGTTGCGATGTCTATCGCATTAATAGATTACGGGAGTTCTTTTTTTCTGGGTGGCTCAGGCTTTGTTTCGGTCTACGTCACAGGAGCCTTCATGGCCAACCTGCATTACAACGATCCGGAACTCAACCACCAAAGCATTCAGGACGTGCTCCTTCCGTTCAACACGATGACAGAAATCAGTATTTTTCTGTTGTTCGGCCTCCTTATTCACCCCGCTGATCTTGCTCCTTGTCTTCCTGCAGGGCTGGCCGCCGCTGCAGCACTGATGCTGATCGCAAGGCCAATAAGTGTTGTCTGCTTTCAGAGCATTTCACCCTTCAATCGAAGAGAGTCAGTTTTGATCGCATGGTGCGGACTTCGCGGGGCTGTCCCCCTTGCGCTGTCCTTCAATGTGCAGGAGGCCATTTCCACCTACCCCAGTCTGGAACCGCTGGCCGCGGCCCAGCTGGCACAGAATTCGCAGGGCATTATCTTCATTGTTGTCATCCTCAATCTTCTGTTTCAGGGAATTTCAATTGCTCCTCTTTGCAGAGCACTCAGCGCCCCAACACAGCCCTCATCGTTCGGCTGA
- the smc gene encoding chromosome segregation protein SMC, with product MVHINQVGLTHFKSFGGAMTIPLEEGFTVVTGPNGSGKSNILDGVLFCLGLATSRGMRADRLPDLVNSGMLRAGKAAETIVSVRFDLSDWTPDAAEEGLEAPAEGPWIQPGQREWTVTRKLRVMPGGSYSSSYSADGEACNLQQLQTQLRRLRIDPEGSNVVMQGDVTRIVSMSNRDRRGLIDELAGVALFDTRIEQTRRKLDDVQERQERCRIIEQELLASRQRLEKDCAKARQYQDLRERLQLGRRQEMVLAYEAAQQALKDLATRQQALEAQEQRDAAAIASGREQLNRAVAELELLQEQVKALGEDQLLAVQAELAGLDTSSRELERQANLHQEEGQKLQAQRHDLATRRQQWQLQSRELERDPHQDALTAADDTCKSAEAAVEMSRRRLADVAGRSGAWVEEQKRRSGRRQKLQSSVAPLLEEQQQLQERLRQERERLEELTQEQHQDGADGDAVQQQLATLEETWQTLLQAIADGKQELQQTADSLAIQQRTRSRLEQEQTRLEREIARLESRRDALQESRGTGALRLLLEAGLDGIHGPVAQLGEVEDRHRLALEVAAGARLGQVVVDDDRIAARAIDLLKSRRAGRLTFLPLNKIRAPGGGGSSAAFARGARPGGDSGAGLIGRAVELVRFEPVYDQVFAYVFGDTLVFSDLASARQQLGRSRAVTLDGELLEKSGAMTGGSFSQRSSSLSFGRSSDQDEAEPLRRRLLELGESLVACRREESKLAQLIEQQKPRLRELEKQQAALIAERNAARRNHGPLLERSRQRAERLSKLQQDQTEQQQRLEAISAALTPLTAELQALDEAERNSGNNDDAAAWAQLQTEQEAADQRLEAARRERDQLLNARRERQLAIERLGDQEKALASEEARLQEAVKALASAHGNWRQQQSDLQEKRQQLERQQTDLQERFGSQRRARDAAEAEVGRQRQALQQAEWNLERLKEDREGLIEEQRSGVVRLQEMEQALPDPRPEIPEALRLAGLEALQTDLQAIQQRMEALEPVNMLALEELEALDERLNELNERLEVLNSEREELLLRIETVATLRQDAFMEAFTAVDGHFREIFASLSDGDGHLQLENPDEPLEGGLTLVAHPKGKTVRRLASMSGGEKSLTALSFLFALQRFRPSPFYALDEVDSFLDGVNVERLAALIARQAEAAQFMVVSHRRPMIGAAQRTIGVTQARGAHTQVVGLPDAA from the coding sequence TTGGTTCACATCAATCAGGTTGGGTTGACGCACTTCAAGTCGTTCGGTGGGGCGATGACCATCCCTCTTGAGGAGGGATTCACCGTCGTCACCGGCCCCAATGGCTCCGGCAAGAGCAACATTCTTGATGGTGTTCTGTTCTGCCTGGGCCTGGCCACCAGCCGAGGGATGCGGGCCGACCGCCTGCCGGACCTGGTGAACAGCGGCATGCTCAGGGCCGGCAAGGCCGCAGAAACAATCGTCAGTGTTCGCTTCGATCTGAGCGACTGGACGCCTGATGCCGCCGAAGAAGGCCTGGAGGCACCTGCAGAAGGCCCCTGGATCCAGCCGGGGCAAAGGGAATGGACGGTGACCCGCAAACTGCGGGTGATGCCGGGGGGCTCCTACAGCTCCAGCTACAGCGCCGACGGGGAGGCCTGCAATCTGCAGCAGCTGCAGACCCAACTGCGGCGACTCCGGATTGATCCCGAGGGCAGCAATGTGGTGATGCAGGGGGATGTCACCCGCATCGTCTCGATGAGCAACCGGGACCGCCGCGGCCTGATCGATGAACTGGCCGGTGTTGCCTTGTTCGACACCAGGATCGAACAGACCCGCCGCAAGCTCGATGACGTGCAGGAGCGCCAGGAGCGTTGCCGGATCATTGAGCAGGAACTGCTGGCTAGCCGGCAACGCCTGGAGAAGGACTGCGCCAAGGCCCGGCAGTACCAGGACCTCAGGGAACGGCTGCAACTGGGCCGCCGCCAGGAAATGGTGCTGGCCTACGAAGCCGCTCAGCAGGCCCTCAAGGATCTGGCCACACGCCAACAGGCGTTGGAGGCCCAGGAGCAGAGAGATGCCGCGGCCATTGCCAGCGGCCGGGAGCAGTTGAACAGGGCTGTGGCCGAACTGGAGCTGCTGCAGGAGCAGGTGAAGGCCCTTGGGGAAGACCAGCTGCTGGCGGTTCAGGCGGAACTGGCTGGCCTCGACACCAGCAGCCGAGAACTGGAACGCCAGGCCAACCTCCACCAGGAGGAAGGCCAGAAACTGCAGGCGCAGCGCCATGACCTCGCCACCCGTCGCCAGCAATGGCAGCTGCAATCACGGGAGCTGGAACGCGATCCCCATCAGGACGCCCTGACCGCCGCGGACGACACCTGCAAATCCGCTGAAGCGGCGGTGGAGATGTCCCGCCGCCGGCTGGCGGATGTGGCGGGCCGCTCCGGAGCCTGGGTGGAGGAGCAGAAGCGCCGCAGTGGTCGCCGTCAGAAGTTGCAAAGCAGCGTCGCCCCCTTGCTGGAAGAACAGCAGCAGCTGCAGGAACGGCTGCGCCAGGAACGGGAGCGGCTGGAGGAGCTCACCCAGGAGCAGCACCAGGACGGCGCCGATGGTGACGCCGTGCAGCAGCAACTCGCCACCCTGGAGGAAACCTGGCAAACCCTGCTGCAAGCCATTGCCGACGGCAAACAGGAGCTTCAGCAGACCGCCGACTCCCTGGCCATCCAGCAGAGAACCCGCAGCCGGCTGGAGCAGGAGCAGACCCGCCTGGAGCGGGAGATCGCGCGTCTGGAGAGCCGGCGGGATGCCCTTCAGGAAAGCCGGGGCACAGGGGCCCTGCGCCTGCTGCTGGAGGCCGGCCTCGATGGCATCCATGGCCCTGTGGCCCAGCTGGGGGAGGTGGAGGACCGCCATCGCCTCGCCCTGGAAGTGGCCGCGGGGGCCCGTCTCGGTCAGGTGGTGGTCGACGACGACCGCATCGCCGCCCGCGCCATCGACCTGCTCAAGAGCCGCCGTGCCGGCCGACTCACCTTCCTACCGCTGAACAAGATCCGCGCACCAGGGGGCGGCGGATCATCCGCCGCTTTTGCACGGGGAGCACGCCCCGGTGGCGACAGCGGCGCTGGACTGATCGGCCGGGCCGTGGAACTGGTGCGGTTCGAGCCGGTCTATGACCAGGTGTTTGCCTACGTTTTCGGCGACACCTTGGTGTTCTCCGACCTGGCCAGCGCCCGCCAACAGCTGGGCCGTTCCAGGGCGGTGACCCTGGATGGGGAGCTGCTGGAAAAGAGCGGCGCCATGACCGGCGGCAGCTTCTCCCAGCGCAGCAGCAGCCTCAGCTTCGGCCGCAGCAGCGATCAGGACGAAGCCGAACCCCTGCGGCGGCGCCTGCTGGAACTGGGGGAATCCCTGGTGGCCTGCCGGCGGGAGGAGTCGAAGCTGGCCCAACTGATCGAGCAGCAGAAACCCCGGCTGCGCGAACTGGAAAAGCAACAGGCGGCCCTGATCGCCGAGCGCAATGCCGCCCGGCGTAACCACGGCCCTCTGCTCGAGCGCAGCCGCCAGCGGGCCGAACGGCTCAGCAAATTGCAGCAGGATCAGACCGAGCAACAGCAGCGGCTCGAAGCCATTAGCGCTGCACTCACCCCACTCACCGCGGAGCTCCAGGCCTTGGATGAGGCGGAGCGCAACAGCGGCAACAACGACGATGCCGCCGCCTGGGCCCAACTGCAGACGGAACAGGAAGCCGCCGACCAACGGTTGGAGGCGGCCCGCCGCGAACGTGACCAGCTGCTGAACGCCCGCCGCGAGCGGCAGCTGGCGATCGAACGCCTGGGGGACCAAGAAAAGGCCCTGGCCTCCGAAGAAGCCCGGCTGCAGGAGGCGGTGAAGGCCCTGGCCAGCGCCCATGGCAACTGGCGGCAGCAACAGAGCGACCTCCAGGAGAAGCGACAACAACTGGAGCGGCAGCAGACCGACCTCCAGGAGCGTTTCGGCAGCCAACGCCGGGCCCGGGATGCCGCGGAAGCCGAGGTGGGCCGGCAGCGTCAGGCCCTTCAGCAGGCTGAGTGGAATCTGGAACGGCTCAAGGAAGACCGCGAAGGATTGATCGAAGAGCAGCGCAGCGGTGTAGTGCGCCTGCAGGAAATGGAGCAGGCCCTGCCGGACCCGAGACCCGAGATCCCTGAGGCTCTGCGCCTTGCGGGCCTGGAGGCGTTGCAGACCGATCTGCAGGCGATCCAGCAACGCATGGAAGCGCTGGAACCCGTGAACATGCTGGCCCTCGAAGAACTGGAGGCCCTGGATGAGCGCCTCAATGAACTCAACGAGCGGCTCGAGGTGCTCAACAGCGAGCGGGAGGAACTGCTGCTGCGCATCGAAACCGTGGCCACCCTGCGCCAGGACGCCTTTATGGAAGCCTTCACCGCCGTGGATGGCCACTTCCGCGAGATCTTTGCCTCGCTCTCCGATGGTGATGGGCACCTGCAACTGGAGAACCCGGATGAGCCCCTGGAGGGTGGCCTCACCCTGGTGGCGCATCCCAAGGGCAAGACCGTGCGGCGTCTGGCCTCGATGTCGGGTGGGGAGAAATCACTCACCGCCCTGAGCTTTCTGTTTGCCCTGCAGCGCTTCCGGCCGTCGCCGTTCTATGCGCTCGATGAGGTGGACAGCTTCCTCGACGGCGTCAATGTGGAGCGTCTCGCCGCCCTGATCGCCCGTCAGGCGGAGGCAGCCCAGTTCATGGTGGTCAGCCACCGCCGCCCGATGATCGGTGCAGCCCAGCGCACCATTGGCGTCACACAGGCCCGAGGTGCACACACCCAGGTGGTGGGTCTACCGGATGCCGCCTGA
- a CDS encoding PRC-barrel domain-containing protein, giving the protein MTPTPTPNDAITTGVPSDRLWLRSELMGTQVITRDTGRRLGVVGEVIVDIDRREVVAVGLRDNPLTRFLPGLPRWMPLDRIRQVGDVILVDSADSLSENFNPERYSRVINCQVITESGEQLGRVLGFAFDIETGELTTLVMGALGVPLLGEGVLSTWEMPVEEIVSSGPDRIIVYEGAEDKLKQLNSGVLEKLGVGGPSWEEQERERYRVNLVPVENQLTSGQPQEQEQRRLQASQAERFEADAELEYVELEDRRQEAMPQRRYLDEPQRYDEQRYSEPARYEERPPERTRAYDEPAPYDEEPAYAEQPVYDEQPPRRAMPASRRAVQQSDEPLDVEPMQDATPQRQDRDLDDPW; this is encoded by the coding sequence TTGACCCCGACCCCTACCCCCAACGACGCCATCACCACTGGCGTACCCAGCGATCGCCTCTGGTTGCGCTCCGAACTGATGGGCACCCAGGTGATCACCCGTGACACCGGCCGCCGCCTGGGGGTGGTGGGTGAGGTGATCGTGGACATCGACCGCCGTGAAGTGGTGGCCGTGGGGCTGCGGGACAACCCTCTGACCCGTTTTCTGCCGGGCCTGCCGCGGTGGATGCCGCTGGACCGGATCCGTCAGGTGGGCGACGTGATCCTGGTGGATTCCGCCGACTCCCTCAGTGAGAACTTCAACCCTGAGCGCTACAGCCGGGTGATCAACTGCCAGGTGATCACCGAGTCAGGCGAGCAGCTGGGGCGGGTGCTCGGCTTTGCATTCGACATCGAAACCGGGGAACTGACCACCCTGGTGATGGGGGCCCTCGGCGTACCCCTGCTGGGGGAAGGGGTGCTGAGCACCTGGGAGATGCCTGTGGAGGAGATCGTGAGCAGCGGCCCGGATCGGATCATTGTTTACGAGGGAGCCGAAGACAAGCTCAAACAGCTGAACAGCGGCGTGCTGGAGAAACTGGGGGTTGGTGGTCCCAGCTGGGAAGAGCAGGAGCGGGAGCGCTACAGGGTGAACCTGGTCCCCGTGGAAAACCAGCTCACCTCGGGACAACCCCAGGAGCAGGAACAACGGCGCCTCCAGGCCTCCCAGGCCGAGCGGTTTGAAGCCGATGCAGAACTGGAATACGTGGAACTGGAGGATCGGCGTCAGGAGGCCATGCCGCAACGCCGCTACCTTGACGAGCCCCAGCGGTACGACGAGCAGCGCTACAGCGAACCTGCCCGCTACGAGGAGCGGCCGCCTGAGCGAACACGGGCCTACGACGAACCAGCGCCTTACGACGAGGAGCCTGCATATGCAGAACAGCCTGTCTATGACGAACAGCCGCCGAGGCGGGCCATGCCTGCTTCCCGCCGTGCTGTTCAACAGTCCGACGAGCCTTTGGATGTTGAACCGATGCAGGATGCAACTCCCCAACGGCAGGACCGGGATCTCGACGATCCCTGGTGA
- the msrB gene encoding peptide-methionine (R)-S-oxide reductase MsrB, with amino-acid sequence MSPSNPAERSAEEWKQSLTPEQFQVARCGGTERAFTGAYWNNKATGMYHCVCCGAPLFSSDTKFDSGTGWPSFWDGVSSEAITTKEDLTHGMVRTEINCARCDAHLGHVFSDGPAPTGQRYCVNSASLDFKAS; translated from the coding sequence ATGTCCCCGTCCAATCCGGCCGAACGCAGCGCCGAGGAGTGGAAGCAATCCCTGACGCCGGAGCAGTTCCAGGTGGCCCGCTGCGGCGGCACGGAGCGGGCCTTCACAGGGGCTTACTGGAACAACAAGGCCACGGGGATGTACCACTGCGTCTGCTGTGGTGCGCCGCTGTTCAGTTCCGACACCAAGTTCGATTCGGGCACGGGCTGGCCCAGTTTCTGGGACGGTGTGAGTTCCGAGGCGATCACCACCAAAGAGGATCTGACCCACGGCATGGTGCGCACTGAAATCAACTGCGCTCGCTGTGACGCCCATCTCGGACACGTCTTCTCCGATGGCCCTGCCCCCACAGGCCAGCGCTACTGCGTCAACAGCGCATCGTTGGATTTCAAGGCGTCCTGA
- a CDS encoding 2TM domain-containing protein, which produces MNDQNLREAALGRLKHRRGLEKQLKIYAITNITLVVIWGLSGGGDFWPIWSIAFWGMSLIWQAISFNHRPRPIKEDEINAEMKRLRS; this is translated from the coding sequence ATGAACGACCAGAATCTGAGAGAGGCTGCCCTCGGACGCCTTAAGCATCGGCGGGGGCTTGAGAAGCAGCTCAAGATTTACGCCATCACCAACATCACGCTTGTGGTGATTTGGGGCCTCTCTGGAGGTGGTGACTTCTGGCCAATCTGGTCGATCGCTTTCTGGGGGATGTCATTGATCTGGCAAGCGATTTCGTTCAACCATCGCCCAAGGCCAATTAAAGAGGATGAGATCAACGCTGAAATGAAGAGATTGAGGTCTTAA